One genomic segment of Osmia bicornis bicornis chromosome 16, iOsmBic2.1, whole genome shotgun sequence includes these proteins:
- the LOC123988604 gene encoding uncharacterized protein LOC123988604 isoform X3, with product MENRKQMVPGENNSDGREDDDVSVIAIIEKENDRSLRYEQTEKTDEKQEDRRVIEDKKYKEDSDYVRDSTETSSGASTSGGGVSKIRRVYRAVRKTHSVTEVRRNPIRAKKKDPDKNFPRLRQRLLAAKKKEMLFSSEDGKRGKSSTKPYMNTRSVTRKMYNVGATYQAPTMKDALEWKEWPVHGMHERPVFHPQLGLAAEYLGRYFTSFDGLSYCEIINRPEIEVVSVDPHCDSLHSSFEKKRSKKSKSSRSFTNIRNSKDPSEKMKSFESCMHESFHCVLGYCSQVMTPTYKTNVEGKLDMLNEKKNSSTVVKETPKQSNIVEQTPRKDSPNNSKENLQKAIEESRMDNYTAVMTPQNVKNFNQIPKTQLFPAQKVYLANSQKSIAFANMKTLQGGQVKIQDAVRPSKNPFILVNTSDIKDTRFVKSTPSTVNTKPEDTIVGEENLGELSSIYKHFDLSEQFGSKKAPTKREKKVEFAMTRYLLNTAKHTKIQIPNAGEGKLYYEIPCKGLKVKSPSTTLNKTCYSNEATEIAKILSEYNKNTTKKPSSENASFCPVKNTRVNELSGKNENTSQSSQETCIEKNTQLTFSHGKWRRFHLTMGKARDLKSIRNEEKLLPNRQSLFRINPTGLRSSPGGMIEVSKHLELLQRRQTNVENVEEKKSTSATSDDVDSTAPKMQYLQELLEDTAMLYCAATGTFQH from the exons ATGGAGAACCGAAAACAAATGGTACCAGGGGAGAATAATTCCGACGGCAGGGAGGACGATGACGTGAGTGTGATTGctataatagaaaaagaaaacgatcgGTCATTGAGATACGAGCAAACGGAGAAAACGGATGAGAAACAAGAAGATCGACGAGTGATCGAG GACAAGAAATATAAGGAGGACAGTGATTACGTGCGTGATTCGACAGAAACCAGTAGCGGAGCCTCGACTTCCGGCGGTGGAGTTAGCAAAATAAGAAGAGTCTATCGGGCTGTAAGAAAAAC tCACAGCGTGACGGAAGTCCGTAGAAATCCGATACGCGCGAAGAAGAAGGATCCAGATAAAAATTTTCCCCGGTTAAGGCAGCGATTACTTGccgcgaagaagaaggaaatgcTTTTCAGTTCGGAGGACGGTAAACGAGGAAAATCTTCCACTAAGCCTTACATGAACACCAGATCAGTGACACGAAAAATGTACAATGTAGGAGCCACTTATCAGGCACCCACCATGAAGGATGCACTGGAATGGAAAGAGTGGCCCGTACATGGAATGCACGAGAGACCAGTTTTCCATCCCCAG CTTGGTCTGGCCGCGGAATATCTGGGCCGATATTTCACAAGCTTCGACGGGCTTTCTTACTGTGAGATAATTAATCGGCCGGAAATAGAAGTGGTATCCGTCGATCCTCACTGCGATTCTCTTCATTCCTCTTTCGAAAAAAAACGTAGTAAGAAAAGCAAGTCCAGTAGAAGCTTCACAAATATTCGAAACTCGAAAGATCCATCAGAGAAGATGAAATCCTTTGAAAGTTGTATGCATGAAAGTTTCCACTGTGTCCTTGGTTATTGCTCCCAAGTGATGACTCCTACTTATAAAACCAACGTGGAGGGAAAGCTGGATAtgttaaatgaaaagaagaattcaTCTACAGTCGTTAAAGAAACGCCAAAACAATCAAACATTGTCGAACAGACTCCTAGGAAAGATTCGCCAAATAATTCCAAGGAAAATCTACAAAAAGCCATTGAAGAAAGTAGGATGGATAATTACACAGCTGTTATGACGCCACAGAACGTGAAGAACTTTAATCAAATTCCAAAAACGCAATTGTTCCCAGCGCAGAAAGTCTACCTTGCTAATTCCCAAAAATCCATCGCCTTCGCTAACATGAAAACGCTTCAGGGAGGACAGGTGAAGATTCAAGATGCAGTACGACCGTCCAAGAACCCTTTTATACTGGTTAACACTTCAGACATAAAGGACACACGGTTTGTAAAATCTACCCCAAGCACTGTGAACACAAAACCTGAAGACACGATCGTTGGTGAAGAAAATTTAGGCGAGCTGTCGTCGATATACAAACACTTTGACCTAAGCGAGCAATTTGGCTCAAAGAAAGCTCCAACGAAACGCGAGAAGAAAGTAGAGTTCGCCATGACCAGATACCTGCTTAACACCGCTAAACACACCAAGATTCAAATACCAAACGCTGGGGAAGGGAAATTGTACTATGAAATACCCTGCAAAGGACTGAAAGTCAAGTCACCTTCTACAACTTTGAATAAGACCTGCTACAGCAATGAAGCCACAGAGATCGCCAAGATTCTCTCCGAGTACAATAAAAATACCACAAAGAAACCATCCTCGGAGAACGCTTCTTTCTGCCCTGTGAAAAACACGAGGGTCAACGAACTTTCCGGCAAAAATGAGAATACGAGTCAGAGCTCTCAGGAGACGTGTATAGAGAAGAACACACAGTTAACGTTCTCCCATGGTAAGTGGAGGCGGTTTCACTTGACTATGGGGAAGGCGAGAGACCTGAAAAGTATCAGAAACGAGGAGAAACTTTTGCCGAACAGGCAGTCGTTGTTCAGGATCAATCCGACGGGGCTGCGTTCCTCGCCAGGGGGGATGATCGAGGTGTCCAAGCACCTGGAGTTGCTTCAACGTAGGCAAACTAACGTGGAGAACGTGGAGGAGAAGAAGAGCACGTCTGCAACGAGCGACGATGTGGATTCAACGGCTCCCAAGATGCAGTACTTGCAGGAATTGTTGGAAGACACAGCCATGTTGTACTGCGCTGCTACTG
- the LOC123988604 gene encoding uncharacterized protein LOC123988604 isoform X4, with the protein MENRKQMVPGENNSDGREDDDVSVIAIIEKENDRSLRYEQTEKTDEKQEDRRVIEDKKYKEDSDYVRDSTETSSGASTSGGGVSKIRRVYRAVRKTHSVTEVRRNPIRAKKKDPDKNFPRLRQRLLAAKKKEMLFSSEDGKRGKSSTKPYMNTRSVTRKMYNVGATYQAPTMKDALEWKEWPVHGMHERPVFHPQLGLAAEYLGRYFTSFDGLSYCEIINRPEIEVVSVDPHCDSLHSSFEKKRSKKSKSSRSFTNIRNSKDPSEKMKSFESCMHESFHCVLGYCSQVMTPTYKTNVEGKLDMLNEKKNSSTVVKETPKQSNIVEQTPRKDSPNNSKENLQKAIEESRMDNYTAVMTPQNVKNFNQIPKTQLFPAQKVYLANSQKSIAFANMKTLQGGQVKIQDAVRPSKNPFILVNTSDIKDTRFVKSTPSTVNTKPEDTIVGEENLGELSSIYKHFDLSEQFGSKKAPTKREKKVEFAMTRYLLNTAKHTKIQIPNAGEGKLYYEIPCKGLKVKSPSTTLNKTCYSNEATEIAKILSEYNKNTTKKPSSENASFCPVKNTRVNELSGKNENTSQSSQETCIEKNTQLTFSHGSRCSGSIRRGCVPRQGG; encoded by the exons ATGGAGAACCGAAAACAAATGGTACCAGGGGAGAATAATTCCGACGGCAGGGAGGACGATGACGTGAGTGTGATTGctataatagaaaaagaaaacgatcgGTCATTGAGATACGAGCAAACGGAGAAAACGGATGAGAAACAAGAAGATCGACGAGTGATCGAG GACAAGAAATATAAGGAGGACAGTGATTACGTGCGTGATTCGACAGAAACCAGTAGCGGAGCCTCGACTTCCGGCGGTGGAGTTAGCAAAATAAGAAGAGTCTATCGGGCTGTAAGAAAAAC tCACAGCGTGACGGAAGTCCGTAGAAATCCGATACGCGCGAAGAAGAAGGATCCAGATAAAAATTTTCCCCGGTTAAGGCAGCGATTACTTGccgcgaagaagaaggaaatgcTTTTCAGTTCGGAGGACGGTAAACGAGGAAAATCTTCCACTAAGCCTTACATGAACACCAGATCAGTGACACGAAAAATGTACAATGTAGGAGCCACTTATCAGGCACCCACCATGAAGGATGCACTGGAATGGAAAGAGTGGCCCGTACATGGAATGCACGAGAGACCAGTTTTCCATCCCCAG CTTGGTCTGGCCGCGGAATATCTGGGCCGATATTTCACAAGCTTCGACGGGCTTTCTTACTGTGAGATAATTAATCGGCCGGAAATAGAAGTGGTATCCGTCGATCCTCACTGCGATTCTCTTCATTCCTCTTTCGAAAAAAAACGTAGTAAGAAAAGCAAGTCCAGTAGAAGCTTCACAAATATTCGAAACTCGAAAGATCCATCAGAGAAGATGAAATCCTTTGAAAGTTGTATGCATGAAAGTTTCCACTGTGTCCTTGGTTATTGCTCCCAAGTGATGACTCCTACTTATAAAACCAACGTGGAGGGAAAGCTGGATAtgttaaatgaaaagaagaattcaTCTACAGTCGTTAAAGAAACGCCAAAACAATCAAACATTGTCGAACAGACTCCTAGGAAAGATTCGCCAAATAATTCCAAGGAAAATCTACAAAAAGCCATTGAAGAAAGTAGGATGGATAATTACACAGCTGTTATGACGCCACAGAACGTGAAGAACTTTAATCAAATTCCAAAAACGCAATTGTTCCCAGCGCAGAAAGTCTACCTTGCTAATTCCCAAAAATCCATCGCCTTCGCTAACATGAAAACGCTTCAGGGAGGACAGGTGAAGATTCAAGATGCAGTACGACCGTCCAAGAACCCTTTTATACTGGTTAACACTTCAGACATAAAGGACACACGGTTTGTAAAATCTACCCCAAGCACTGTGAACACAAAACCTGAAGACACGATCGTTGGTGAAGAAAATTTAGGCGAGCTGTCGTCGATATACAAACACTTTGACCTAAGCGAGCAATTTGGCTCAAAGAAAGCTCCAACGAAACGCGAGAAGAAAGTAGAGTTCGCCATGACCAGATACCTGCTTAACACCGCTAAACACACCAAGATTCAAATACCAAACGCTGGGGAAGGGAAATTGTACTATGAAATACCCTGCAAAGGACTGAAAGTCAAGTCACCTTCTACAACTTTGAATAAGACCTGCTACAGCAATGAAGCCACAGAGATCGCCAAGATTCTCTCCGAGTACAATAAAAATACCACAAAGAAACCATCCTCGGAGAACGCTTCTTTCTGCCCTGTGAAAAACACGAGGGTCAACGAACTTTCCGGCAAAAATGAGAATACGAGTCAGAGCTCTCAGGAGACGTGTATAGAGAAGAACACACAGTTAACGTTCTCCCATG GCAGTCGTTGTTCAGGATCAATCCGACGGGGCTGCGTTCCTCGCCAGGGGGGATGA
- the LOC123988604 gene encoding uncharacterized protein LOC123988604 isoform X2: MENRKQMVPGENNSDGREDDDVSVIAIIEKENDRSLRYEQTEKTDEKQEDRRVIEDKKYKEDSDYVRDSTETSSGASTSGGGVSKIRRVYRAVRKTHSVTEVRRNPIRAKKKDPDKNFPRLRQRLLAAKKKEMLFSSEDGATYQAPTMKDALEWKEWPVHGMHERPVFHPQLGLAAEYLGRYFTSFDGLSYCEIINRPEIEVVSVDPHCDSLHSSFEKKRSKKSKSSRSFTNIRNSKDPSEKMKSFESCMHESFHCVLGYCSQVMTPTYKTNVEGKLDMLNEKKNSSTVVKETPKQSNIVEQTPRKDSPNNSKENLQKAIEESRMDNYTAVMTPQNVKNFNQIPKTQLFPAQKVYLANSQKSIAFANMKTLQGGQVKIQDAVRPSKNPFILVNTSDIKDTRFVKSTPSTVNTKPEDTIVGEENLGELSSIYKHFDLSEQFGSKKAPTKREKKVEFAMTRYLLNTAKHTKIQIPNAGEGKLYYEIPCKGLKVKSPSTTLNKTCYSNEATEIAKILSEYNKNTTKKPSSENASFCPVKNTRVNELSGKNENTSQSSQETCIEKNTQLTFSHGKWRRFHLTMGKARDLKSIRNEEKLLPNRQSLFRINPTGLRSSPGGMIEVSKHLELLQRRQTNVENVEEKKSTSATSDDVDSTAPKMQYLQELLEDTAMLYCAATVKSSQSKDPSFVFINETIRQSTQYKHFILFTI; this comes from the exons ATGGAGAACCGAAAACAAATGGTACCAGGGGAGAATAATTCCGACGGCAGGGAGGACGATGACGTGAGTGTGATTGctataatagaaaaagaaaacgatcgGTCATTGAGATACGAGCAAACGGAGAAAACGGATGAGAAACAAGAAGATCGACGAGTGATCGAG GACAAGAAATATAAGGAGGACAGTGATTACGTGCGTGATTCGACAGAAACCAGTAGCGGAGCCTCGACTTCCGGCGGTGGAGTTAGCAAAATAAGAAGAGTCTATCGGGCTGTAAGAAAAAC tCACAGCGTGACGGAAGTCCGTAGAAATCCGATACGCGCGAAGAAGAAGGATCCAGATAAAAATTTTCCCCGGTTAAGGCAGCGATTACTTGccgcgaagaagaaggaaatgcTTTTCAGTTCGGAGGACG GAGCCACTTATCAGGCACCCACCATGAAGGATGCACTGGAATGGAAAGAGTGGCCCGTACATGGAATGCACGAGAGACCAGTTTTCCATCCCCAG CTTGGTCTGGCCGCGGAATATCTGGGCCGATATTTCACAAGCTTCGACGGGCTTTCTTACTGTGAGATAATTAATCGGCCGGAAATAGAAGTGGTATCCGTCGATCCTCACTGCGATTCTCTTCATTCCTCTTTCGAAAAAAAACGTAGTAAGAAAAGCAAGTCCAGTAGAAGCTTCACAAATATTCGAAACTCGAAAGATCCATCAGAGAAGATGAAATCCTTTGAAAGTTGTATGCATGAAAGTTTCCACTGTGTCCTTGGTTATTGCTCCCAAGTGATGACTCCTACTTATAAAACCAACGTGGAGGGAAAGCTGGATAtgttaaatgaaaagaagaattcaTCTACAGTCGTTAAAGAAACGCCAAAACAATCAAACATTGTCGAACAGACTCCTAGGAAAGATTCGCCAAATAATTCCAAGGAAAATCTACAAAAAGCCATTGAAGAAAGTAGGATGGATAATTACACAGCTGTTATGACGCCACAGAACGTGAAGAACTTTAATCAAATTCCAAAAACGCAATTGTTCCCAGCGCAGAAAGTCTACCTTGCTAATTCCCAAAAATCCATCGCCTTCGCTAACATGAAAACGCTTCAGGGAGGACAGGTGAAGATTCAAGATGCAGTACGACCGTCCAAGAACCCTTTTATACTGGTTAACACTTCAGACATAAAGGACACACGGTTTGTAAAATCTACCCCAAGCACTGTGAACACAAAACCTGAAGACACGATCGTTGGTGAAGAAAATTTAGGCGAGCTGTCGTCGATATACAAACACTTTGACCTAAGCGAGCAATTTGGCTCAAAGAAAGCTCCAACGAAACGCGAGAAGAAAGTAGAGTTCGCCATGACCAGATACCTGCTTAACACCGCTAAACACACCAAGATTCAAATACCAAACGCTGGGGAAGGGAAATTGTACTATGAAATACCCTGCAAAGGACTGAAAGTCAAGTCACCTTCTACAACTTTGAATAAGACCTGCTACAGCAATGAAGCCACAGAGATCGCCAAGATTCTCTCCGAGTACAATAAAAATACCACAAAGAAACCATCCTCGGAGAACGCTTCTTTCTGCCCTGTGAAAAACACGAGGGTCAACGAACTTTCCGGCAAAAATGAGAATACGAGTCAGAGCTCTCAGGAGACGTGTATAGAGAAGAACACACAGTTAACGTTCTCCCATGGTAAGTGGAGGCGGTTTCACTTGACTATGGGGAAGGCGAGAGACCTGAAAAGTATCAGAAACGAGGAGAAACTTTTGCCGAACAGGCAGTCGTTGTTCAGGATCAATCCGACGGGGCTGCGTTCCTCGCCAGGGGGGATGATCGAGGTGTCCAAGCACCTGGAGTTGCTTCAACGTAGGCAAACTAACGTGGAGAACGTGGAGGAGAAGAAGAGCACGTCTGCAACGAGCGACGATGTGGATTCAACGGCTCCCAAGATGCAGTACTTGCAGGAATTGTTGGAAGACACAGCCATGTTGTACTGCGCTGCTACTG TTAAGTCATCGCAAAGCAAAGA
- the LOC123988604 gene encoding uncharacterized protein LOC123988604 isoform X1 — MENRKQMVPGENNSDGREDDDVSVIAIIEKENDRSLRYEQTEKTDEKQEDRRVIEDKKYKEDSDYVRDSTETSSGASTSGGGVSKIRRVYRAVRKTHSVTEVRRNPIRAKKKDPDKNFPRLRQRLLAAKKKEMLFSSEDGKRGKSSTKPYMNTRSVTRKMYNVGATYQAPTMKDALEWKEWPVHGMHERPVFHPQLGLAAEYLGRYFTSFDGLSYCEIINRPEIEVVSVDPHCDSLHSSFEKKRSKKSKSSRSFTNIRNSKDPSEKMKSFESCMHESFHCVLGYCSQVMTPTYKTNVEGKLDMLNEKKNSSTVVKETPKQSNIVEQTPRKDSPNNSKENLQKAIEESRMDNYTAVMTPQNVKNFNQIPKTQLFPAQKVYLANSQKSIAFANMKTLQGGQVKIQDAVRPSKNPFILVNTSDIKDTRFVKSTPSTVNTKPEDTIVGEENLGELSSIYKHFDLSEQFGSKKAPTKREKKVEFAMTRYLLNTAKHTKIQIPNAGEGKLYYEIPCKGLKVKSPSTTLNKTCYSNEATEIAKILSEYNKNTTKKPSSENASFCPVKNTRVNELSGKNENTSQSSQETCIEKNTQLTFSHGKWRRFHLTMGKARDLKSIRNEEKLLPNRQSLFRINPTGLRSSPGGMIEVSKHLELLQRRQTNVENVEEKKSTSATSDDVDSTAPKMQYLQELLEDTAMLYCAATVKSSQSKDPSFVFINETIRQSTQYKHFILFTI, encoded by the exons ATGGAGAACCGAAAACAAATGGTACCAGGGGAGAATAATTCCGACGGCAGGGAGGACGATGACGTGAGTGTGATTGctataatagaaaaagaaaacgatcgGTCATTGAGATACGAGCAAACGGAGAAAACGGATGAGAAACAAGAAGATCGACGAGTGATCGAG GACAAGAAATATAAGGAGGACAGTGATTACGTGCGTGATTCGACAGAAACCAGTAGCGGAGCCTCGACTTCCGGCGGTGGAGTTAGCAAAATAAGAAGAGTCTATCGGGCTGTAAGAAAAAC tCACAGCGTGACGGAAGTCCGTAGAAATCCGATACGCGCGAAGAAGAAGGATCCAGATAAAAATTTTCCCCGGTTAAGGCAGCGATTACTTGccgcgaagaagaaggaaatgcTTTTCAGTTCGGAGGACGGTAAACGAGGAAAATCTTCCACTAAGCCTTACATGAACACCAGATCAGTGACACGAAAAATGTACAATGTAGGAGCCACTTATCAGGCACCCACCATGAAGGATGCACTGGAATGGAAAGAGTGGCCCGTACATGGAATGCACGAGAGACCAGTTTTCCATCCCCAG CTTGGTCTGGCCGCGGAATATCTGGGCCGATATTTCACAAGCTTCGACGGGCTTTCTTACTGTGAGATAATTAATCGGCCGGAAATAGAAGTGGTATCCGTCGATCCTCACTGCGATTCTCTTCATTCCTCTTTCGAAAAAAAACGTAGTAAGAAAAGCAAGTCCAGTAGAAGCTTCACAAATATTCGAAACTCGAAAGATCCATCAGAGAAGATGAAATCCTTTGAAAGTTGTATGCATGAAAGTTTCCACTGTGTCCTTGGTTATTGCTCCCAAGTGATGACTCCTACTTATAAAACCAACGTGGAGGGAAAGCTGGATAtgttaaatgaaaagaagaattcaTCTACAGTCGTTAAAGAAACGCCAAAACAATCAAACATTGTCGAACAGACTCCTAGGAAAGATTCGCCAAATAATTCCAAGGAAAATCTACAAAAAGCCATTGAAGAAAGTAGGATGGATAATTACACAGCTGTTATGACGCCACAGAACGTGAAGAACTTTAATCAAATTCCAAAAACGCAATTGTTCCCAGCGCAGAAAGTCTACCTTGCTAATTCCCAAAAATCCATCGCCTTCGCTAACATGAAAACGCTTCAGGGAGGACAGGTGAAGATTCAAGATGCAGTACGACCGTCCAAGAACCCTTTTATACTGGTTAACACTTCAGACATAAAGGACACACGGTTTGTAAAATCTACCCCAAGCACTGTGAACACAAAACCTGAAGACACGATCGTTGGTGAAGAAAATTTAGGCGAGCTGTCGTCGATATACAAACACTTTGACCTAAGCGAGCAATTTGGCTCAAAGAAAGCTCCAACGAAACGCGAGAAGAAAGTAGAGTTCGCCATGACCAGATACCTGCTTAACACCGCTAAACACACCAAGATTCAAATACCAAACGCTGGGGAAGGGAAATTGTACTATGAAATACCCTGCAAAGGACTGAAAGTCAAGTCACCTTCTACAACTTTGAATAAGACCTGCTACAGCAATGAAGCCACAGAGATCGCCAAGATTCTCTCCGAGTACAATAAAAATACCACAAAGAAACCATCCTCGGAGAACGCTTCTTTCTGCCCTGTGAAAAACACGAGGGTCAACGAACTTTCCGGCAAAAATGAGAATACGAGTCAGAGCTCTCAGGAGACGTGTATAGAGAAGAACACACAGTTAACGTTCTCCCATGGTAAGTGGAGGCGGTTTCACTTGACTATGGGGAAGGCGAGAGACCTGAAAAGTATCAGAAACGAGGAGAAACTTTTGCCGAACAGGCAGTCGTTGTTCAGGATCAATCCGACGGGGCTGCGTTCCTCGCCAGGGGGGATGATCGAGGTGTCCAAGCACCTGGAGTTGCTTCAACGTAGGCAAACTAACGTGGAGAACGTGGAGGAGAAGAAGAGCACGTCTGCAACGAGCGACGATGTGGATTCAACGGCTCCCAAGATGCAGTACTTGCAGGAATTGTTGGAAGACACAGCCATGTTGTACTGCGCTGCTACTG TTAAGTCATCGCAAAGCAAAGA